Proteins encoded within one genomic window of Lysinibacillus louembei:
- a CDS encoding adenine deaminase C-terminal domain-containing protein — MPEINWKIKDIREQVAVIDGKVAPTIVLKNARYLHSILKTWIEGNIWILNDRIVYVGERMPAFVEGTEIVDVAGKIIVPSYIEPHVHPFQLYNPQSFADFAAQTGTTAFISDNMTFAALMDNEKAFTILEQLRQLPFSFYWWARFDSQTETELEEEIYSTASVLEWLEQDSVLLGGELTAWPKLLRGDDQMLHWIQVAKLKGKKIEGHFPGASERTLARMKLLGADGDHEAMTIEEVESRLLHGYAVTLRYSSIRPDLPQLLKDAVAKQLNVFDHLMMTTDGSTPSFYQDGIMDKCIQAALDAGVAPIDAYNMATYNIARYYNMTGLHGLVATGRYASLNILQDEFSPTPQGVLSKGIWLKRDNSKVASLPTIDWSAFGELHMDFDLCDEDFQFSMPVGIEMVNDVITKPYSIPHLNHSAADECYLMLVDRQGKWRINTMIKGFASSVQGFASSYSTTGDIILIGKSIEEMKFAFAKLKEMNGGILLTENKQIVASIDLPIAGSLYDGDVETLIDKELALKAALHERGYSHTDAIYTLLFLQSTHLPYIRITRKGLFDVLKNRVLLSAVMR, encoded by the coding sequence ATGCCAGAAATCAATTGGAAGATTAAAGATATTCGAGAGCAAGTTGCTGTGATTGATGGCAAAGTTGCGCCGACGATTGTATTAAAAAATGCACGTTACTTGCATAGCATATTAAAAACATGGATTGAAGGTAATATTTGGATTTTGAATGACCGCATTGTTTATGTTGGAGAACGCATGCCAGCATTTGTAGAAGGCACTGAAATTGTTGATGTAGCAGGAAAAATAATTGTACCAAGCTATATTGAACCACATGTACATCCATTTCAATTATATAATCCGCAATCCTTTGCCGATTTTGCAGCACAAACGGGAACGACAGCATTTATATCCGACAATATGACATTTGCAGCTTTAATGGATAACGAGAAAGCGTTTACAATATTAGAACAGCTTCGACAATTGCCCTTTTCCTTTTATTGGTGGGCACGCTTTGATTCACAAACAGAAACAGAGCTAGAGGAGGAAATTTATTCAACTGCCTCTGTTTTAGAATGGTTAGAGCAGGATTCTGTATTGCTTGGCGGTGAGCTAACAGCTTGGCCAAAACTATTACGTGGAGATGACCAAATGCTCCATTGGATTCAAGTTGCAAAACTAAAAGGGAAGAAAATTGAAGGTCATTTCCCTGGCGCCTCTGAAAGAACGCTAGCTCGTATGAAGCTATTAGGCGCAGATGGTGATCATGAGGCGATGACGATTGAGGAAGTGGAAAGTCGTTTATTACATGGCTATGCAGTGACGCTACGCTATTCATCCATTCGACCTGATTTACCGCAATTATTAAAGGATGCTGTTGCAAAACAATTGAATGTGTTTGACCATTTAATGATGACAACAGATGGCTCTACACCAAGCTTTTATCAGGATGGTATTATGGACAAATGTATCCAAGCAGCACTTGATGCAGGTGTAGCGCCAATTGATGCTTATAATATGGCGACATACAATATTGCACGCTATTACAATATGACAGGATTACATGGATTAGTGGCAACAGGTCGCTATGCATCGCTTAATATTTTGCAAGATGAATTTTCGCCAACACCACAGGGCGTATTGTCAAAAGGTATATGGTTAAAGCGGGATAATAGCAAAGTTGCATCATTACCAACAATTGATTGGTCGGCATTTGGTGAGCTTCATATGGATTTCGATTTATGTGATGAAGATTTTCAATTCTCAATGCCAGTCGGAATTGAAATGGTCAATGATGTTATTACAAAGCCGTACAGCATTCCGCATTTAAATCATAGTGCAGCAGATGAATGTTATTTAATGCTAGTCGATCGACAAGGAAAATGGCGAATTAATACGATGATTAAAGGCTTTGCTTCTAGTGTACAAGGTTTTGCCTCTTCTTATTCAACGACAGGCGATATTATTTTAATTGGAAAAAGCATTGAGGAAATGAAATTTGCCTTTGCCAAGCTGAAAGAGATGAATGGTGGAATCTTACTAACGGAAAATAAACAAATTGTTGCGTCAATTGATTTACCGATTGCAGGTAGTTTGTATGATGGCGATGTTGAAACATTAATTGACAAAGAATTAGCGTTAAAGGCTGCATTGCATGAGCGCGGCTACAGCCATACAGATGCAATTTATACATTGCTCTTTTTACAATCGACACATTTGCCATATATTCGTATTACCCGTAAAGGGCTATTTGATGTGTTGAAAAATCGAGTGTTACTATCAGCAGTTATGCGTTAA
- a CDS encoding DUF3048 domain-containing protein — translation MDIKFKLLASLSAMFIIAGCGNKAEEKPQEEEVIEDIVEEEEPEEEVVELPFTTPFTGEGIAEEITQRPILATINNHPAARPQSGLAAADVVYEMLAEGDVTRFLALYQSAIPEQIGPIRSARSYFIDIAKGLDAFYIAHGYSPEAKSMLANGVVSNINGMHYDGTYFKRSSDRIAPHNSYISGENVLAGAEKVGASMDYSKKVFYTFYRDEESAKIGTRANEATIHYSQNSSFNSTYTYDEGTEHYKRFSGNTVTTDYSTGEEIQLSNILFFEMPHRIIDNVGRRDIDISAGGKAYIFQQGMMREIQWKNVDGLLVPIEEDGSEVKLVQGRSWIHFVPTTPGLASAVTYSE, via the coding sequence ATGGATATTAAATTTAAATTATTAGCTAGCCTCAGTGCAATGTTCATCATTGCAGGCTGTGGCAACAAGGCAGAGGAAAAGCCACAAGAGGAAGAAGTAATTGAGGACATCGTGGAAGAAGAGGAGCCAGAGGAAGAGGTAGTTGAACTACCTTTTACAACACCATTTACAGGTGAGGGGATTGCGGAGGAAATTACGCAACGTCCTATTTTAGCAACAATTAATAATCATCCTGCTGCGAGACCACAATCAGGTTTAGCGGCAGCTGATGTTGTCTATGAAATGCTAGCAGAAGGTGATGTGACACGTTTTTTAGCTTTGTATCAATCTGCAATACCAGAGCAAATCGGACCGATTCGTAGCGCACGCTCCTATTTTATTGATATCGCAAAAGGCTTAGATGCATTTTACATTGCACATGGTTATAGTCCAGAGGCGAAATCAATGCTAGCAAATGGTGTCGTTTCTAACATTAATGGCATGCACTATGATGGTACATATTTTAAGCGTTCGTCTGATCGTATAGCACCTCATAATTCCTATATTTCAGGAGAAAATGTCTTAGCGGGAGCAGAAAAAGTTGGCGCTTCAATGGACTACAGCAAAAAAGTGTTTTATACTTTTTATCGTGATGAAGAAAGTGCTAAAATAGGTACTAGAGCAAATGAAGCAACGATTCACTATAGCCAAAATAGCTCTTTCAATAGCACATATACGTACGATGAGGGAACAGAGCATTATAAAAGATTTTCGGGTAATACCGTTACGACAGATTATTCAACAGGTGAAGAAATTCAACTATCGAACATACTCTTTTTTGAAATGCCACATCGTATCATCGATAATGTTGGGCGGCGTGATATCGATATATCAGCAGGAGGAAAAGCGTATATTTTCCAGCAAGGTATGATGAGAGAGATTCAATGGAAAAATGTTGATGGCTTATTAGTACCAATCGAGGAAGATGGTAGTGAAGTTAAATTAGTGCAAGGGAGATCATGGATCCACTTTGTTCCAACAACACCGGGACTCGCATCTGCTGTAACGTATTCGGAATGA
- a CDS encoding YerC/YecD family TrpR-related protein yields MQIEKIRGHQTEQLFKAVLELNDIEECYKFFDDLCTISEVQSLAQRFEVAHLLRLKKTYETIKKETGASTATISRVRRCFDYGNDMYDEMLGRLYPDEKPFTHK; encoded by the coding sequence ATGCAAATCGAAAAAATTCGTGGACATCAAACAGAACAATTATTCAAGGCGGTATTAGAGCTAAACGATATTGAAGAATGCTATAAATTTTTCGATGACTTATGCACAATCAGTGAAGTTCAATCGTTAGCACAGCGCTTTGAAGTAGCACATTTACTACGATTGAAAAAAACATATGAAACAATCAAAAAAGAAACAGGTGCTTCCACTGCTACGATTTCACGTGTGCGCCGCTGCTTTGACTATGGAAATGATATGTATGATGAAATGCTAGGACGTCTTTATCCTGATGAGAAACCATTTACACATAAATAA
- a CDS encoding polysaccharide deacetylase family protein has translation MEKKWIKRALYATGALLSYSIVATAIYKKTDVVEISCSEGIALTFDDGPHPIYTPKLLDLLKTFQIKATFFVVGEHAEAYPEIIARMHKEGHAIGIHHYRHTSNWLLAPHQAKQEIERCAKVIEQITGEQPIFYRPPWGHLNAFTPLVANGYRTVLWTRHFKDWRIAQIEHTLKDELTNATKEGSIFLLHDNGQTLGADEEAPHYMLAHLEQYLQQHADTTKFVVLR, from the coding sequence TTGGAAAAGAAATGGATCAAACGTGCGCTATATGCTACTGGGGCACTGTTGTCTTATTCGATAGTAGCGACGGCGATTTATAAAAAGACAGATGTTGTAGAAATAAGCTGTTCGGAAGGGATTGCATTAACTTTTGATGATGGACCACATCCTATTTATACACCAAAGCTGTTAGATTTATTGAAGACATTTCAAATTAAGGCGACATTTTTTGTAGTTGGTGAACATGCTGAGGCTTATCCGGAAATTATTGCAAGAATGCACAAGGAAGGACATGCTATAGGCATCCACCACTACCGACATACATCGAATTGGCTGCTTGCACCACATCAGGCAAAACAAGAGATTGAACGATGTGCAAAAGTAATTGAGCAAATTACAGGGGAACAGCCGATATTCTATCGTCCACCATGGGGACATTTAAATGCTTTTACACCATTAGTAGCAAATGGTTATCGTACAGTGTTGTGGACAAGGCATTTTAAAGATTGGCGAATAGCACAAATCGAGCATACATTAAAGGATGAATTGACGAATGCAACGAAGGAAGGTAGCATTTTTTTATTACATGATAATGGGCAAACATTAGGTGCCGATGAGGAAGCACCGCACTACATGCTTGCGCATTTAGAGCAATATTTACAGCAGCATGCTGATACAACGAAGTTCGTCGTGTTAAGGTAG
- a CDS encoding DedA family protein, giving the protein MDEVVRLLETYSYVLIIFSLFFGIVGIPAPEESLIFLVGLFVGYGRLNLALSIICSLSSVYIGLLTAYAVGRWLGYPFMKRFGKFIGLTERNLEIVSTGFQRNALRTVVFGIFIPGVRQLSPYVAGVSRLPFKRYTVYALIATIVWVIPFLIAGRILGSVFHIGPEVAPYMGIGIGVICIVYILWKRRKKLRLK; this is encoded by the coding sequence ATGGATGAAGTTGTAAGATTGCTTGAGACGTATAGTTATGTACTTATTATATTCTCCTTATTTTTTGGAATTGTTGGCATTCCAGCACCTGAGGAATCTTTAATTTTTTTAGTTGGCTTATTTGTTGGTTATGGACGCTTGAATTTAGCTTTATCTATTATTTGTTCCTTAAGTAGCGTTTATATTGGCCTGTTAACGGCATATGCTGTGGGGCGCTGGCTAGGCTATCCATTTATGAAGCGCTTTGGGAAATTTATTGGATTGACGGAGCGCAATTTGGAAATTGTCAGCACAGGCTTTCAACGAAATGCTTTAAGAACTGTTGTTTTTGGCATATTTATTCCCGGTGTTAGACAGCTTAGTCCATATGTTGCGGGTGTGAGTAGACTACCTTTTAAGCGTTATACTGTATACGCCCTTATCGCTACAATTGTATGGGTGATACCTTTTTTAATAGCAGGGCGCATTTTAGGCTCCGTTTTTCATATCGGACCAGAGGTTGCACCATATATGGGAATAGGTATCGGCGTGATATGTATTGTTTATATACTATGGAAAAGACGCAAAAAGCTACGTTTGAAATAG
- a CDS encoding MGDG synthase family glycosyltransferase: protein MKKALFLPFLTMQTGHHQVADALMAFIEQHNDDIEVKKVDLLSYANPFVEKVISRSYLSWIQYAPTTYAKFYSRKFDNRKEVKSDFKFYNLLLKYLVRLLDEEQPDIIFCTQSGPSYLLNKLKQGGQCNIPVVNVYTDFFMNQLWGIKEIDYHFVPMQEMKELLCQQGVVESNIFVTGIPVHEEMLRTTALHNFARNILIAGGNLGLMNCPGLYEQLKQNKLFHYYILCGRNAKLYEQVLAWRLPNVTPVPYIDSRLEMNRLYDQMDAIVTKPGGVTVSEVLHKRLPIFVHSVLPGQEEHNLKYLTERGLAYTLDKNKALHQQLEQVLLNDEKMTHYRQQVVAYLNNLQLKTADEWVDFMQTMLGKKDYLCSEHFTQSLTSV from the coding sequence ATGAAAAAAGCGCTGTTTTTACCGTTTTTGACGATGCAAACAGGGCATCATCAAGTAGCTGATGCTTTGATGGCATTTATTGAGCAGCATAATGACGATATCGAAGTGAAAAAGGTTGATTTACTAAGCTATGCAAACCCATTTGTAGAAAAAGTCATTTCACGCAGCTATTTATCATGGATTCAATATGCACCGACAACATATGCCAAGTTTTATAGTCGCAAGTTTGATAATCGTAAGGAAGTAAAGTCCGACTTTAAATTTTATAATCTACTTTTGAAATATTTAGTTCGCTTGTTAGACGAGGAGCAGCCAGATATTATTTTTTGTACGCAAAGTGGCCCTTCTTATTTACTAAACAAGCTAAAACAGGGTGGGCAATGTAATATTCCAGTAGTAAATGTTTATACCGATTTTTTTATGAATCAGCTATGGGGAATTAAAGAAATTGATTATCATTTTGTGCCAATGCAGGAGATGAAGGAGCTACTTTGTCAGCAAGGTGTAGTAGAGTCCAATATATTTGTGACTGGAATACCTGTACATGAAGAAATGCTTCGTACAACAGCCTTACATAATTTTGCACGCAATATTTTAATAGCAGGTGGTAATTTAGGGCTGATGAACTGTCCTGGTTTGTATGAGCAATTAAAGCAAAATAAGCTATTTCATTACTATATTTTATGCGGTAGAAATGCGAAGCTATATGAGCAAGTACTAGCATGGCGATTACCTAACGTCACACCCGTACCTTACATTGACTCACGCTTAGAAATGAATCGCTTATATGACCAGATGGATGCGATTGTGACAAAGCCTGGAGGAGTGACAGTTAGCGAGGTATTGCACAAAAGGCTCCCAATTTTTGTCCACTCTGTTTTACCAGGACAAGAGGAGCATAATTTAAAATATTTAACAGAGCGAGGACTTGCCTATACGCTTGATAAAAATAAAGCGTTACATCAGCAGCTTGAACAAGTACTATTAAATGATGAAAAGATGACACACTACAGACAGCAAGTCGTTGCTTATTTAAATAATTTACAGTTAAAAACAGCAGATGAATGGGTTGATTTTATGCAGACAATGCTAGGTAAAAAAGATTATTTATGCTCAGAGCACTTTACACAAAGCCTGACAAGTGTTTAG
- the pcrB gene encoding heptaprenylglyceryl phosphate synthase has product MELKNWRHVFKVDPAKEISDEDLEKVCESGTDVILVGGTDNVTLDNVLDILVRVRRYTVPVALEISNVESVTPGFDYYFIPSVLNSTDTKWIKDLHHEAIKEYGDIMVWEELVAEGYCILNPDCKVAHATKAKTDLSIDDVVAYARMAENYFKLPIFYVEYSGAYGDVEVVQAVKDVLANTSLFYGGGITTEEQAAEMAKIANTVVVGNIIYDDLQVALKTVDAVKSVMI; this is encoded by the coding sequence GTGGAATTGAAAAATTGGCGACATGTATTTAAAGTCGATCCAGCTAAAGAGATTTCAGATGAAGATTTAGAAAAAGTATGCGAATCAGGTACTGACGTAATTTTAGTAGGTGGTACAGATAATGTCACATTAGACAATGTGCTTGATATATTAGTGCGCGTACGCAGATACACGGTGCCAGTCGCACTTGAAATTTCCAATGTAGAATCAGTTACACCAGGCTTCGATTATTATTTTATCCCGTCTGTTTTAAATAGTACGGATACGAAGTGGATAAAGGATTTACACCATGAAGCGATTAAAGAATATGGAGATATTATGGTGTGGGAGGAGCTTGTGGCAGAGGGGTATTGTATATTAAACCCAGACTGCAAAGTAGCACATGCAACAAAGGCTAAGACAGATTTATCCATTGATGATGTAGTAGCATATGCGCGTATGGCAGAAAACTACTTTAAGCTGCCAATTTTTTATGTGGAATACAGTGGCGCGTATGGTGATGTGGAAGTCGTACAGGCGGTGAAGGATGTATTAGCGAATACCTCTCTCTTTTATGGAGGAGGCATTACGACAGAAGAGCAAGCTGCTGAAATGGCGAAGATTGCTAATACAGTTGTTGTTGGTAATATTATTTATGATGATTTGCAAGTAGCTTTGAAAACGGTTGATGCTGTAAAAAGTGTTATGATATAA
- the pcrA gene encoding DNA helicase PcrA, translating into MEQITKNLLAGMNPQQQEAVKATEGPLLIMAGAGSGKTRVLTHRIAYLVVEKEVYPSKILAITFTNKAAREMRERIDHLLGNGTGERMWVSTFHSMCVRILRRDIDKLGFSKSFSILDSSDQLTVVKNVLKELNIDPKQYDPRAVLSTISSAKNACITASQFQANMNPHNPFEKVVSQVYEGYERRLRINQSLDFDDLIMTTIKLFEKVPEVLEFYQNKFQYIHVDEYQDTNNSQYTLVQLLAKKFRNICVVGDSDQSIYRWRGADITNILSFEKDYPDAKVIMLEQNYRSTRRILQAANEVIENNESRYKKTLRTDNDEGDKIVVYKAYNETDEAQYVVQTIQQLIRKEGRRLDDFAILYRTNAQSRAMEDVLKKSNMNYQIVGGTKYYDRKEIKDLLAYLRLIANNDDDISLARIINEPKRSIGATSFEKMALYALQQDRSIFDAMQELVFIGLTGKAAASAEKFYELIKDLSNKQDILTVTELVEEVIERSGYRQMLQSEKTIEAQSRLENVEEFLTVTKAFEERSEDKSLVAFLTDLALVADIDSLDEEEKAKGTIILMTMHAAKGLEFPVVFIIGMEENIFPHSRAMENEEEMEEERRLAYVGITRAEQRLYLTSASSRTIFGRSSYNSVSRFIDEISDGIVEHTSKAGGYTHTEDLPFRTNRYDRAPQYRAAQKSTSRITHQQATDGDQHGWKAGDKAVHGKWGTGTVVSVKGAGENTELDIAFPQIGIKRLLAKFAPITKA; encoded by the coding sequence ATGGAGCAAATTACGAAAAATCTACTTGCTGGGATGAATCCGCAGCAGCAGGAGGCAGTAAAAGCAACAGAAGGCCCTTTGTTGATAATGGCAGGGGCAGGTTCTGGAAAAACACGTGTATTAACACATCGAATTGCTTACTTAGTAGTAGAAAAAGAGGTTTATCCTTCTAAAATTTTAGCTATTACTTTTACGAATAAGGCAGCGCGTGAAATGCGTGAGCGTATTGATCATTTGCTCGGCAATGGCACTGGTGAGCGTATGTGGGTATCAACATTCCACTCCATGTGTGTAAGAATTTTGCGTCGAGATATTGATAAACTAGGCTTTTCGAAAAGCTTTTCAATTTTAGATAGCTCAGATCAATTAACGGTAGTGAAAAATGTATTGAAAGAGTTAAATATTGATCCAAAGCAATATGATCCTCGTGCGGTGTTAAGTACGATTAGCTCAGCAAAAAATGCTTGTATTACAGCAAGTCAATTTCAAGCAAACATGAATCCTCATAATCCATTTGAGAAGGTAGTCAGCCAAGTGTACGAAGGCTATGAAAGAAGGCTGCGCATTAATCAGTCACTAGATTTCGATGATTTAATTATGACAACAATTAAACTGTTTGAAAAAGTACCAGAAGTACTGGAGTTTTATCAAAATAAATTCCAGTATATACACGTGGATGAATATCAAGATACTAATAATTCCCAATATACGCTCGTTCAGCTATTAGCAAAAAAATTCCGCAATATTTGTGTAGTTGGTGATTCCGATCAATCTATTTATCGTTGGCGTGGTGCAGATATTACAAATATTTTATCATTCGAAAAGGATTATCCTGACGCAAAGGTGATTATGCTAGAGCAAAATTATCGTTCAACAAGGCGTATTTTACAGGCGGCGAATGAAGTAATTGAAAACAACGAAAGCCGCTATAAAAAAACGCTACGTACAGATAATGATGAAGGCGATAAAATTGTTGTCTATAAGGCATACAATGAAACAGATGAAGCACAATACGTTGTACAAACGATTCAACAGCTAATTCGTAAGGAAGGTCGTAGGCTGGATGATTTCGCTATTTTATATCGTACGAATGCACAGTCACGTGCGATGGAGGATGTGCTGAAAAAATCGAATATGAACTATCAAATTGTTGGTGGTACAAAATATTATGATCGCAAGGAAATTAAAGATTTGCTAGCGTATTTACGATTAATTGCCAACAACGACGATGATATTTCATTAGCGCGCATTATTAACGAACCGAAGCGCAGTATTGGTGCTACATCTTTTGAAAAAATGGCGCTTTATGCATTGCAGCAGGATCGATCGATTTTTGATGCGATGCAGGAGCTTGTTTTTATAGGCTTAACAGGAAAAGCGGCAGCATCAGCGGAAAAATTTTATGAGCTGATTAAAGATTTATCAAATAAACAGGACATACTTACAGTAACAGAGCTTGTAGAGGAAGTGATTGAGCGTTCAGGCTATCGCCAAATGCTACAAAGTGAAAAAACGATTGAAGCACAAAGTCGTTTAGAAAACGTTGAAGAGTTTTTAACTGTTACGAAAGCGTTTGAAGAGCGCAGTGAGGACAAATCGCTTGTGGCATTCTTAACAGATTTAGCGCTTGTTGCGGATATTGATTCATTGGATGAGGAAGAGAAGGCGAAAGGTACGATTATTTTAATGACAATGCACGCAGCAAAAGGTTTAGAGTTTCCTGTCGTTTTCATCATTGGGATGGAGGAAAATATTTTTCCGCATTCACGCGCAATGGAAAATGAGGAGGAGATGGAGGAAGAGCGGCGCCTCGCGTATGTTGGCATCACAAGGGCAGAACAGCGCCTTTACTTAACAAGTGCAAGCTCACGAACGATCTTTGGCCGCTCTAGCTATAATTCGGTTTCTCGTTTTATTGATGAAATTTCTGACGGTATAGTGGAGCATACAAGTAAGGCAGGTGGCTATACACATACAGAGGATTTGCCATTTAGAACGAACCGCTACGACCGAGCACCTCAATATCGAGCTGCACAAAAATCGACTTCGCGCATAACACATCAGCAGGCAACAGATGGAGATCAGCATGGCTGGAAAGCGGGAGATAAAGCAGTTCATGGGAAATGGGGTACAGGCACGGTTGTAAGTGTAAAAGGTGCGGGAGAAAATACAGAGCTTGATATTGCCTTCCCACAAATAGGGATTAAACGGTTGCTTGCGAAGTTTGCCCCTATTACAAAGGCGTAG
- the ligA gene encoding NAD-dependent DNA ligase LigA, with amino-acid sequence MTDIEKRIAELNTLLHDYNYAYHVLDKPAVPDAVYDQLLHELIALEEVNPSFIYPDSPTQRVGGAVLEGFQKVTHNHPMLSLSNAFNEEGLRDFDRKVRQAIGDHFSYICELKIDGLAIALRYENGVFVQGATRGDGTVGEDITANLKTIRAIPLRLKEPVTIEVRGEAYMPKKSFEALNKARAEKGEELFANPRNAAAGSLRQLDPKIAASRQLSTFIYSVGGDGEVYGLDSHGEMLDYLQQLGFPSNRERQACATIEEVLTFIQLWTEKRNDLAYEIDGIVIKVNRYAHQDELGFTAKSPRWAIAYKFPAEEVVTTLLDIDLTVGRTGVITPTAILAPVQVAGTTVARASLHNEDLIRERDIRIGDTVIIRKAGDIIPEVVGVLLEQRPEDAVPYAMPTNCIACDSKLIRIEGEVALRCVNPTCPAQIAEGIKHFVSRNAMNVDGLGEKVVEQLLREGYIRNVADLYLLQVEQLIELERMGQKSASNLVEALERSKENSLERLLFGLGIRHVGEKAAKILAEQYETMEALMAATAEELTAIHEIGDKMADSVVSYFSNEDVQLLIARLKDVGVNMSYKGKKVQVEVGENPFAGKTIVLTGKLSQLTRNEAKAKIEELGGIVSGSVSKKTDLVIVGEDAGSKLEKAQSLGIEIWDEERLIEQFQ; translated from the coding sequence ATGACGGATATTGAAAAACGAATTGCTGAGTTAAATACATTATTACATGACTATAATTATGCCTATCATGTATTGGACAAACCAGCTGTGCCAGATGCAGTGTATGATCAGCTGTTACATGAGCTGATTGCATTAGAGGAAGTAAATCCTTCTTTTATTTACCCAGATTCCCCTACACAGCGAGTTGGGGGAGCGGTGCTTGAAGGCTTTCAAAAGGTGACGCATAACCATCCGATGCTAAGTCTTTCAAATGCATTTAATGAAGAAGGCTTACGCGATTTTGACCGTAAAGTACGACAAGCAATTGGCGATCATTTCTCTTATATTTGCGAATTGAAAATTGATGGCTTAGCAATTGCGCTACGTTATGAAAACGGGGTATTTGTACAAGGAGCAACGCGTGGAGATGGTACAGTTGGTGAGGATATTACAGCAAATTTAAAAACAATCCGAGCGATTCCTCTTCGTTTAAAGGAGCCTGTAACGATTGAAGTACGCGGTGAAGCATACATGCCGAAAAAATCGTTTGAAGCTTTAAATAAAGCACGTGCCGAAAAAGGCGAGGAATTATTTGCAAATCCACGCAATGCGGCAGCAGGTTCTTTACGCCAGCTAGATCCAAAAATTGCAGCAAGCCGTCAATTGTCTACATTTATTTATTCGGTTGGGGGAGATGGTGAAGTTTATGGCTTAGATAGTCATGGTGAAATGCTGGATTATCTTCAGCAATTAGGCTTCCCCTCCAATCGTGAGCGTCAAGCATGTGCAACAATTGAGGAAGTTTTAACGTTTATACAATTATGGACAGAAAAGCGCAATGATTTAGCTTATGAAATAGACGGCATTGTGATAAAAGTAAATCGCTATGCTCATCAAGATGAGCTTGGCTTTACGGCAAAAAGTCCGCGCTGGGCAATTGCTTATAAATTCCCTGCAGAAGAAGTTGTCACGACATTGCTTGATATTGACTTAACGGTAGGGCGAACAGGTGTAATTACACCGACAGCTATTTTAGCTCCAGTTCAAGTAGCAGGTACCACAGTGGCAAGAGCATCCTTGCATAATGAAGATTTAATTCGTGAAAGAGATATTCGTATTGGTGATACGGTCATTATTCGTAAAGCTGGAGATATTATTCCAGAAGTAGTCGGCGTGCTATTAGAGCAACGTCCAGAGGATGCTGTTCCGTATGCAATGCCAACAAATTGTATTGCCTGTGATAGCAAATTGATTCGTATTGAAGGTGAAGTGGCGCTACGTTGCGTTAATCCAACATGTCCAGCACAAATTGCAGAAGGCATTAAGCATTTTGTTTCTCGCAACGCAATGAATGTGGATGGCTTAGGAGAAAAAGTCGTAGAGCAGCTATTAAGAGAAGGCTATATTCGAAATGTAGCAGACCTTTATTTATTGCAAGTAGAGCAGCTAATTGAGCTAGAGCGCATGGGACAAAAATCCGCTAGCAATTTAGTCGAAGCGTTAGAGCGTTCCAAAGAAAACTCTTTAGAGCGTTTATTATTCGGTTTAGGTATTCGCCATGTCGGTGAAAAAGCGGCAAAAATTTTAGCGGAGCAATATGAAACGATGGAAGCTTTAATGGCAGCAACGGCGGAGGAATTAACGGCGATTCATGAAATTGGCGACAAAATGGCAGATTCAGTCGTTAGCTATTTTTCCAATGAAGATGTCCAGCTTCTTATTGCACGCTTAAAAGATGTAGGCGTTAATATGAGCTATAAAGGGAAAAAAGTGCAAGTTGAAGTCGGCGAAAATCCATTTGCAGGAAAAACAATTGTGTTAACGGGAAAATTATCACAATTGACACGAAACGAAGCAAAGGCGAAAATAGAAGAGTTAGGTGGCATCGTCTCAGGAAGTGTTAGTAAAAAAACAGATCTTGTAATCGTTGGGGAAGACGCAGGCTCAAAGCTTGAGAAAGCGCAAAGCCTAGGGATTGAGATATGGGATGAAGAGCGCCTAATCGAACAATTTCAATAG